cagctacctttacaacttttagagctacatggttcacaatacatatacaattttttactaaagcttacctaatttaacaaatctggattttttttaaaacttctttgaaaacccaaacccaaacacaatgacagtatgtagtatcactgctgttgcttttgttttgccacaaactttgtataaaagctaaagtacggttttaaaatggaaaggatcaatgtgccccatggctcaacttgcccccctttcccctagtaataaagcgggatatcaaatccaaactcttcttcttcttcttctctttgtgAGGAAGCACACTATGTTGTGTTcctatctgtttttgttttgataatttagttgtggcagccattttgtgctgttcCACTCCCTctcggcagccattttgtcttaTCACACATACAATTTGTGAGTGGCACCCATAGCACCTTCTGGTACTCACTGTAcccaaaaggttggtgacccttTGCTTAGTGCCTGCCCAGCTGGTTCAGTTTCAGAGATTGGGCTTTCTAATGCTATGTTTCCAAGCCCTACTGTCTAAACATCAGAGGAGGGTAGGGTGCCTGGCCCCATATGCAGCCAGGCCAACTACATTATTATTCATTGCGCAGGGGCAGAGAAAGCTACGATGACTTGAATTTTCTCCTCTGCACAACTAATTCTGCTCCCTGCagaatttgaagatggctgtgtttcagttctcatactcttttggaaagtgagaattagggatgtatgcctttaaatgcaaactgaactcaATTCATCTGGCTATGATTAGCCTGAATAAAGGACTCATGCAGCCTCTGCCCCTCTGCAGGTATCCGTCACTATGAAGAGCTGTCGTTACTGCGTGCGccggaggagaaggggaagcggaAACAGAAGGACAAAGAGAAGAGCTCTGTAGCAAGCCATGACCTGACCGGGGTGCGCTTGCCAGCAAGTAAGAAACTTAGGGGTGTCCAAATGACtgacagactgtgtgtgtgtgtgcgcacgcgtgtgtgtgtgtgcatttgtgcatgCACCTGCCTATGCAAAAGTGTGTAACTTCAGGATTCACTGGAAATAGGATAAAGCAACATTATCTCAGTCTATgaaaaacctggggggggggggagaaggtaaGATGtcagtgaaggcaccaggtggaCCTCACTGGAGAGAGCATTCAACAGATgaggagccacaactgaaaaggcccctcTCTGGAAGGCTACCTCTGCATTAGGAGAAGCATCCTGATGGTAAGAGATGTTTTCACCGTGGAAGCGTCTGCCTCAAGAGGTGGTAGGCACTGGAGGTGTTTTAAGTAGAGGCTTTCAGGGAGGCTGCTATTGCAAGATTCCTACACTGAGCAGGAATAACCTCCAAGGTCTCAGTTCAGCTgtaaaattctgtgattccatgggAGGCACTTCCTTCTTCGGAACCGGGTCTCCTCCTGGGGAATTTATTCTCCCCGCATGGAGCCCAGAAGCTCAGCTGCACTCACTTGAGCAAGCCAAAAGTCATATGATGATCCTTCTCAAGAGGACAAATTATACAGGCTGCCCCCTTCCGCAGCCATGACCCCTCCGCCATTCTGTTCTGTCATCAGGTGCAGAGCAGCAGCTGTTCCGCGGCATGCCGGCTCACTTCTCGGACAGTGCCGAAACCGAGGCCTGCTACAGGATGCTATCGGTCAGTCAGACTGGACTGACACCCGATCAGATCTTGGATATGCACCGGCCAGGCTCCCTCTCCGAGAAGACTCAGATCAACAGTAGGTAAGGAGAAGTGGGCTAGTTAGCTTGGGCAAACTGCAGGACTACTATGATGTAGAAGGGAAGGTGAAAGGCGAGACCCccgaattttggtgttgcacagggaaCCGTTgtaatttgagaccccaaggtccgccACTGTCTAGATACAGTACTTTGCTAGAGAGTGGTATCTGCTTTTCTACTGCGCAAGTGGGGAAACCTGTGTCAATTGATCTAACAAAATTTGTGTACTGCTGgatgaaacaaaacacagtattttgcaggagagattcaGGCGCTGGTTGGAATTCCATGTTTGCGTAATTAAGAGTGGATTTCTCTCCCAGGTGGCTGGACTCGTCGCGGACTTTGCTGCAGCAAGAAGTGAAAGAAAACGATTGTTTGTGGCTGCGTTTCAAATATTACAGCTTCTTTGACCTGGAGCCCAAGGTCAGTGCTCCCCTCGGATCTGGGCCTTCAGCCTTACCCcacttgtttctttaaaaaataatatgcatCCCCTAACCTGGTGGCTGCTCCAAAATCCTTCTGAGGATCTCAgttatctttgtgtgtgtgtatgtgcgtttCTACTCCTCGCAACTTGGGGAACTTCTAGTCCCCATGACCAGGGAGCAAAACATGAAAACAGGGTTGCTCTGCCCGTCGTCTGTGACACatttagcattttaaaacatGTATTTGCCTTGGAGTGCATGCTGCAGGGAACTACCAATTTGTAGAGGGTTGCTTGCGGCGGGCAAGTCCCTGCCCTTTCCTTTTTAACGTGTAaggcggagggggggggctgtagccctccaggtgttgctggtctcccagcttccatcatctctgaccattggccatactggttggggcctgatgggagttggagtcccaacatctggaggaccacaagttccccatccctgatgtaaggGAAGATCTTGTATTCCACATAGATAGGAAGAGAGGTGGGTTAAAAATGTACTTAACTTCCTGGAGGAGGtgaaatttgaaccctggtttggCACTCAGCCTCTGCTGTTGCTTGTTCCCTCCCATGTAGTACGATGCCGTGAGGATCAACCAGCTGTATGAACAGGCTCGTTGGGCCGTGCTACTAGAGGAGACAGATTGCACTGAGGAAGAGATGGTGGTGTTTGCGGCTCTGCAGGTAACCTTTTTTCCCCAGGCCAAAAAGTTTTGTGAGTgttagattcatagaattgcagggttggaagggaccacaagggtcatcgagtccaaccccctgcaatgcaggaatcatttgcccaacgaggggctcaaacccacgactctgagcttaagagtctcttgctctaccaactgaactggAATTAGTCCTTGAATGCTGCTTCTCTGTTGCCTGGACAAAGGATAGAGACAGGAGCATGTATATAAATTAGCCTactgaaaaaaaggaaaacttgCATTAATTGCTCCGCTCGCTTTGTTGGTTTATGGAAAAATAGGTATATATAGGATATAAGGataattccctggatgccaagatccaggtttggggttctctttggtgagagaaccccagcagagaattaaaatcacaaaacatgcagcaaagtaaagcatggaaatataggttgCTGGACCTTTAAAATTAAGCCTTTCCAAAGTTtccccctagcatagaaaaagactacACACTtggtaagtaaaaaaaaatgatttacttacaaactctccaaaggccagattcatgtgctttttcatacagcattcagaaaaagttacACAgccagtaaaacttggcttagttacagtgctgaaagttcctaaattagtGGTACAGTATAGGTATTCCAgagtggcttgtaagagccatgcactctgagctgcagcaaccagctcagacctcctcGCACGTTGAGCTTCTCTGGTAGACCAAAGGTTGAACAAATAGGCCTGATTatccatttcctcccaaggtaaggggaTGTGACCttgctaagcctggcaggacagctttatggtattaacccctttgtgcattaattagacttaggcacgttggttatatgaggctggttatcccacacttttgcctctggctctgcccactgcTTGCATTTGACCCTCgggaagttgcccagaagggaatgcggccctcgagCTCAAAAAGTTTCCCTGCCCCTGCACAAGGAGGTGTGAAGAAATTGTTCCATAAATAAGGAAATGAGTGTTCAGAGCTTTGTTTTGAGACCCGAGTGTCTGTCTTGCACAAAGCTAATTCAGAGCTTTCACTCCTTCCAGTATCATATCAACGAATTGTCTTTGAACACCAATCCTGTGGAGCAGTCTGGCGACTCTGGCCTTGACGACCTGGACAAGGCCCTCGCCACCTTGGAGGTCAAACTGGAAGGTTCGTCAGCAGCTCCCAACGTTCTGGTAAGTTCCCAACAGGGCCTGCCTTCCCTTACGCTGAGGCGGTCTGACTGGAGCCTCCTTCTCTTGATCTGAATGTTGTTGCCAGCAAGGTTTCTatcagctgctgcttctgcttctgctgctgatgTTTAGTTCCCCTTTTCCGTTGGGGTTTTTCTGAAATgggttatttattttatgttcatTTACGAATCCCCTCCCATGAAACATCTcgaagcaatttcacaatacaaGCAAACAATTGCACAGTTCCGtatgtaaaataaataatcacACAATTACCTATATAAAAGCAATTTTTGGAAAGAGAAACAAATGTTCACCACTAAACAGCTAAAAACGCCCTGTGTGTAAAACAGTTGATTTCGTATGTAAAAAAAAGCAGTTTCAAATCTAGTACAGACAGCAGTAAAGATCTCCATTTAAGAGGCTTGTTAGAAAAGGAAAGTCTTTCCACCAGGGTCCAGAAGACAAGAGGGGTGCTATTTTCTCTGATAGGTGCCAGAATGGAGTCCCAAAAGATTGTAGTCAGTGCTAggccttctcagagtagacccaagtTGATAGACAGACTTAATTTACATTCATTAATTGCAACGGGGGTCTACTCGGAGTAGAACCTAGATGGAGACAACCCAAAATGTTGCATTGTTTTATATCTgctatttgtattatttatttatttatttatttaaccatgAATTGCTTTGGGAACCATCATGACTGAAAGGCAGTCTATAAATACAGGAAACatgtaaaacaacaataacagcaacacaTATTTGTCATTTCCAAAATAGGACAGTCTCACAGTTATCCCAGAGTTAAAGGATTATCTCCGAATATTCAGGTGAGCTATCAAACCGTATGTTTCATGAGGGAATGGATCTTGGGGAAGGGCAGTGGTGCTCAGTGGGTAGATAACCTGCTttccacacagaaggtcccaggttcaatccctgtcgtctccaggaagggctgggataTTATGATCAACTAAAAACATTAGCAAAATGGGTGGAATTGAGCAGGATGTTTAAGGGTCTGGAACACAAGGCTTGATGGGGAACAAATGAaagagctgggtgtgtttagctgGGAGAAGAGGAGATGAAGCTCATGTCCTTCTGTCAGTCACCCTTCTTGCCCTACAGGCCTCGTAAGCTGACTTTGAAGGGCTACAAGCAATACTGGGTGATCTTCAAAGAAACCTCCATCTCCTACTACAAGAGTCCCGAAGAAGCTCTGGGAGAGCCTGTGCAGCAACTCAGCCTCAAGGGTGAGTCTAGCCACCTTGACAATGCCTCTTTCCCAGTCCAGCATTAGTACGGCCTACAAAGGATGGAGCatgtgctttgcttgcagaacttCCCAAGTTCCAttgctgggagagactccctccctgaaaccttggaaagccactgccagccagtgtagaccgtACTGAGCTTAGGTGGGCCAGTAAAAGGCAGATTCCTGATTTCTTAAGGACATTGTCTCCAaatatgagtacagtggtaccttggtttaagaacagcttagtttatgaacaacttggattaagaacgctgcaaacccggaggtaggtgttttggtttgtgaactttgccttggaagcagaacacgttgagtgtgttccatttgtaaattgagtcccccgctgctatgggaaagcacgccttggtttaagaacggacttccggaacgaattaagttcgtaaaccaaggtaccactttatatgaaatctgccttatactgcatCAGACAGTTGGGTCCCTCCAGTTTAGTATCATCTACGCTGACTGGCCGAAGCTCTTGAGGGTTTCAGACCAAGAGTCCCTGTCAGAACTATCTGGAgttgtcaggaattgaacctgagtccttctgcaaaaaaaattgcTCTATCCCTGAGCCTCCAGCCCTTTTCCTCAAAGAGAAAGTGCAGCTCTGTGACAAGAGTGTCTGCTTTgtgaggtcccaggttcaggcaTTTCCAGGTAAACAGATCTGGGTAGGACCCCACCAATACCACTCTGCCCTCCAGAGATCCTGGAGAGTTCCTGCCAGTTGGAATAGACAGTGTGGGgatagatagaccagtggtcccAATTCTCTGCATGAGGCAGCTTTGTATGTCCAGCTTCTAACTGTTCCTAACCCTGTTTCTGCCCCACTCCAGGCTGTGAGGTGGTGCCGGACGTCAACATCTCTGGCCAGAAATTTTGCATCAAGCTCTTGGTACCTTCCCCCGACGGGATGAGCGAAGTACACTTGCGATGTTCGGAtgtgagtggggtggaggggaagccAGGTTTAGAACCACAGTTCAGGGCTGCCGTATGTCAACAAtcttggggtcttcctaaaaagaaagctcaaaaactttttggggcgtcctggtttttactttttgaactatggcaaccctatattggAAGGAGCCTTGAAAGACATCTAGTCTAACATCAGTGCAACTGCagcacagcatccctgacaggtgggccgctgttcccctcccagagcttaCATTTcccagtggtttaacaatcagtccctcttcccagggaactctggaagtGGGTTttctgaaccaccctgagatttttttttgttgttgttgaaggtcAGTCTATAAACCTAACAAACTTGATAAAGCAATAAAGAAATAACAGCTCTTTGAGGCGAAACAGGAGTCTcttaacaacactcagcacccttaacaaactacagaatttttttgggggggggggagccatggctatttacagtggtatcatagcgctttaaatgtatgtcgAGAACGCGGCCAGGGTCTTGGTTTTCTCAATATTCTGTGCTGCagtattctgcactaactgcagtttccaggctGAGTACAAAGAATGCCCCACACAAAGCCTGGACCTCGGACCTCTCTCCATCCCAGTTGACTTCTTCCAAACAGCCTTGCATAAGGATGGGTGAGGGGCTGTTGCAGGTGTAGCTAGAGCGAACTCAGTGTAAGGCAAaaatctccctcctctccctcaccAGGAGCAGCAATATGCCCGCTGGATGGCGGGTTGTAGGTTGGCAGCGAAGGGGAAGACCATGGCAGACTCATCCTACCAGGCTGAAGTGGAGAACATCCTGTCCTTTCTGAAGCTGCAGCAAACCAACCCGGATGCCCGCCTTGCCCAGCAGGCCGAGGGAGCCCAGTGGCTTGTGTCCCCTCGCTACCAGAAGAAATTCAAACCGAAGCAGGTAATTTCGGGCCGCGCAGCCCCAACTGCCCCCACACCACCCTGACCACTGATTGATTGCTTTGGGAGCAGTTGCCAGGAGAAAAAGTCAATCTACAGATCAGATCCATTGAAGTCTTAACATGGGGCATTCCTATAGTTTTggagtggggaacttttggccctatagatttcattggactacaactcccatcacgatcagaaggttggcggttcaaatccccgcaatggggtgagctcccgttgctcggtccctgctcctgccaacctagcagttcgaaagcacgtcaaagtgcaagtagataaataggtaccactccggcgggaaggtaaacggcgtttccgtgcgctgttctagttcaccagaagcagcttagtcatgctggccacatgagccggaagctgtacgccggctccctcggccagtaaagcgagaggagcgccgcaaccccagagtcgtccgtgactggacctagtggtcaggtgttcctttacctttattatataCCTCTGTTGCCAAAGTAGCTTCTAAGCAGTTCACAAACAtcaaaccaattaaaaaaaatacacataaaatcTATCGTAGGTTTTTCAAAGCTGCTTTGTTTATTCACTATGCATTTGCAAACCTCCTGAGATAtgtggccaattttttttttaaaaaaaattccatgatggTTGTGAGGTTAAGGAGGAGGTTTGCACTAATCTCTCCCTTTGCAACTCTCACAGTTAACCCCTCGCATCTTGGAGGCCTACCAGAACGTGGCCCAGCTGTCGCTCCCGGATGCCAAGATGAAGTTTATTCAAGTTTGGCAGTCGCTCCCCGATTTTGGCATCTCTTATTTTGTAGTCAGGTAAAGAAACTGCTGAACTTCCCTGAAAACCATTTGTGGGGAACTGAAGTACCTTTTCATGAACTGCTGCTGATGTCTACAGCACGaatgaaaaaaaaactttcagcgttatttattttattttattttattctattctgaAAGCCAACTTCTGGAAGTTATTTGCATGTCTGAAGATGTCTTTCCTCCTCCGTTTCTCATGATATGTGTTTGAAATAAACTGATGtgtagcacacacaccccacatacccggtttctgaaccgggaagggtggggtataaataaaaaatgattattattaatgGTAGAATTTGGGGGCAACCAGAGAAGGCAGACAAGAG
This is a stretch of genomic DNA from Lacerta agilis isolate rLacAgi1 chromosome 17, rLacAgi1.pri, whole genome shotgun sequence. It encodes these proteins:
- the FERMT3 gene encoding fermitin family homolog 3 — its product is MAGLKTASGEYIDDSWELRAFVEELGPEADPVTLRVTGNMHIGGIMLQIVDKLKLQRDWSDHALWWEQKKLWLLKTNWSLDKYGILADAKLQFTPQHKPILLSLPNRCKVRIRANFAQPVFRTVADLCKILGIRHYEELSLLRAPEEKGKRKQKDKEKSSVASHDLTGVRLPASAEQQLFRGMPAHFSDSAETEACYRMLSVSQTGLTPDQILDMHRPGSLSEKTQINSRWLDSSRTLLQQEVKENDCLWLRFKYYSFFDLEPKYDAVRINQLYEQARWAVLLEETDCTEEEMVVFAALQYHINELSLNTNPVEQSGDSGLDDLDKALATLEVKLEGSSAAPNVLDSLTVIPELKDYLRIFRPRKLTLKGYKQYWVIFKETSISYYKSPEEALGEPVQQLSLKGCEVVPDVNISGQKFCIKLLVPSPDGMSEVHLRCSDEQQYARWMAGCRLAAKGKTMADSSYQAEVENILSFLKLQQTNPDARLAQQAEGAQWLVSPRYQKKFKPKQLTPRILEAYQNVAQLSLPDAKMKFIQVWQSLPDFGISYFVVRFKGSRKDEILGIANNRLIRIDLAVGDVVKTWRFSNMRQWNVNWDIRQVAIEFDEHINVAFSCISAGCKIVHEYIGGYIFLSTRANDRSQTLDEELFHKLTGGHEAL